Proteins encoded in a region of the Mercenaria mercenaria strain notata chromosome 1, MADL_Memer_1, whole genome shotgun sequence genome:
- the LOC123545040 gene encoding uncharacterized protein LOC123545040 isoform X2: protein MILYLIVIFVVSIRGSIQLEYDCLSDGSMNITNPDETRFKFFDMTVSMDNNGCHGNFSEDYSHLLLKDCTMGERINIVFLGDNSGILKKGNYAGPYNIICQQIPPGGIEFEIKSILFVRDNTSIPTETVNITGSLIITKLRGVRKLAIRTIDAGLKWLVDVPDDFTPVPTVGDIGNTAEPSIDLNENGITSSNMEQEVATDDESLAVSSTPIRLSTERLPTTLVTSPSIEDITAVYAETSVVQVGHPKEQ, encoded by the exons ACTGTTTATCTGACGGTTCGATGAACATTACAAATCCGGATGAAACAAGGTTCAAGTTTTTTGACATGACAGTCAGCATGGATAataatggttgccatggaaacttTTCTGAAGACTATTCACATCTTCTTCTGAAAGATTGCACTATG GGTGAACGTATCAATATCGTGTTTCTTGGTGACAACTCCGGAATCTTAAAGAAGGGGAACTATGCTGGTCCCTACAATATAATATGCCAGCAGATACCTCCGGGAGGAATAGAATTTGAGATAAAAAGTATACTCTTTGTAAG AGACAATACCTCCATACCAACGGAAACGGTCAATATTACCGGGTCGCTAATCATAACCAAACTGAGAGGTGTGCGAAAACTGGCTATCCGAACGATTGACGCAGGTCTCAAGTGGCTTGTGGATGTCCCAG ACGACTTTACACCTGTACCAACAGTGGGAGACATCGGCAATACTGCTGAACCTAGCATTGATTTGAATGAAAACGGAATAACTAGTTCAAACATGGAACAAGAGGTCGCAACCGATGACGAAAGTCTTGCAGTTAGCTCTACACCAATAAGACTTTCTACTGAGCGGCTACCCACTACCTTAGTAACAAGTCCCAGTATTGAAGATATCACAGCTGTATATGCCGAAACAAGT GTTGTTCAGGTTGGACACCCGAAAGAACAGTAA
- the LOC123545040 gene encoding uncharacterized protein LOC123545040 isoform X1 produces MILYLIVIFVVSIRGSIQLEYDCLSDGSMNITNPDETRFKFFDMTVSMDNNGCHGNFSEDYSHLLLKDCTMGERINIVFLGDNSGILKKGNYAGPYNIICQQIPPGGIEFEIKSILFVRDNTSIPTETVNITGSLIITKLRGVRKLAIRTIDAGLKWLVDVPEHLLDLLCLKRANSTTESATSAFTDDFTPVPTVGDIGNTAEPSIDLNENGITSSNMEQEVATDDESLAVSSTPIRLSTERLPTTLVTSPSIEDITAVYAETSVVQVGHPKEQ; encoded by the exons ACTGTTTATCTGACGGTTCGATGAACATTACAAATCCGGATGAAACAAGGTTCAAGTTTTTTGACATGACAGTCAGCATGGATAataatggttgccatggaaacttTTCTGAAGACTATTCACATCTTCTTCTGAAAGATTGCACTATG GGTGAACGTATCAATATCGTGTTTCTTGGTGACAACTCCGGAATCTTAAAGAAGGGGAACTATGCTGGTCCCTACAATATAATATGCCAGCAGATACCTCCGGGAGGAATAGAATTTGAGATAAAAAGTATACTCTTTGTAAG AGACAATACCTCCATACCAACGGAAACGGTCAATATTACCGGGTCGCTAATCATAACCAAACTGAGAGGTGTGCGAAAACTGGCTATCCGAACGATTGACGCAGGTCTCAAGTGGCTTGTGGATGTCCCAG AACATCTTCTTGACCTACTGTGTTTGAAAAGAGCAAATTCTACAACTGAAAGTGCAACTTCTGCTTTTACAGACGACTTTACACCTGTACCAACAGTGGGAGACATCGGCAATACTGCTGAACCTAGCATTGATTTGAATGAAAACGGAATAACTAGTTCAAACATGGAACAAGAGGTCGCAACCGATGACGAAAGTCTTGCAGTTAGCTCTACACCAATAAGACTTTCTACTGAGCGGCTACCCACTACCTTAGTAACAAGTCCCAGTATTGAAGATATCACAGCTGTATATGCCGAAACAAGT GTTGTTCAGGTTGGACACCCGAAAGAACAGTAA